The following are encoded together in the Pectobacterium punjabense genome:
- a CDS encoding helix-turn-helix domain-containing protein produces MSDEHPIYEIIPVLTGELYTLVEDDVLKFNGCDVIPHYHFMNEIMWFRRADGLFSINDNQYKIKDNTLIFVPALVIHDMFLSPQPNHLRYLFQFENDFINETNASISSLKKSKPLVFHIDERNAERIDTLLSWCNELFTYNRSSLLMTKLLASFLELVFSFESQEENESDHDVTSSASSLIKYLYSLENSTVSEITTAEASAACNWSKSYFSRLFKSYFGMTFKQYMLLKKIKHAIRLLSSTELKIADIAENAGFTDSAYFCMKFKIVMGCSPATFRHRIWASQNLAAPVQITPCLPD; encoded by the coding sequence ATGAGTGACGAACATCCCATTTACGAAATCATTCCTGTTTTAACGGGGGAACTTTATACTCTGGTAGAAGATGACGTTCTAAAATTTAACGGCTGCGATGTTATCCCACACTATCACTTCATGAATGAAATTATGTGGTTCAGAAGAGCGGACGGACTCTTTTCCATTAACGACAACCAGTATAAAATCAAAGATAATACGCTCATCTTCGTTCCAGCCCTCGTCATTCATGATATGTTTTTATCGCCTCAACCCAATCATTTACGTTATTTATTCCAGTTTGAAAACGATTTCATCAATGAAACTAACGCCTCAATTTCCTCACTAAAAAAATCAAAACCCCTGGTTTTCCATATTGACGAAAGAAATGCAGAACGTATTGATACACTGCTATCCTGGTGCAATGAATTGTTTACCTATAACAGGTCATCACTATTGATGACAAAATTATTAGCGTCATTTCTTGAACTGGTATTTTCTTTTGAAAGTCAGGAAGAAAATGAAAGTGACCACGATGTTACGTCTAGTGCATCAAGCCTGATAAAATATCTGTACAGTCTGGAAAATAGCACGGTGTCTGAGATCACAACGGCAGAGGCTTCTGCTGCCTGCAATTGGTCTAAATCCTATTTTTCTCGGCTATTCAAAAGTTACTTTGGCATGACGTTTAAACAATATATGTTATTAAAAAAAATAAAGCATGCCATCCGGTTACTGTCTTCGACAGAGTTAAAAATTGCCGATATTGCTGAAAATGCGGGTTTTACGGACAGCGCGTATTTTTGTATGAAATTTAAAATTGTCATGGGCTGTAGCCCAGCCACCTTCAGACACAGGATCTGGGCATCACAAAATTTAGCGGCTCCGGTTCAGATAACCCCCTGTCTGCCGGATTGA
- a CDS encoding Gfo/Idh/MocA family protein: MKKIRFAAIGLAHNHIYDMCRQLIDAGAELVGVFESDPDNREKFTSLFPSIPFASSAEQLISDTSIDLIACAAIPSDRAELALRALDAGKDFFTAKPPLTSLEQLDAVQRQVAKTGRKFAVYFNERINVDSALFAGELVQQGEIGRVIQTMGVGPHRERGARPDWFYQKHQYGGILCDIGIHQIEQFLYFTGNTDARVVTSQTANYHHPHHPEFEDFGDAMLLGDNGATGYFRCDWFTPDGLSVWGDGRLTILGTEGYIEIRKYVDLTRGESNIVYLVNSKGEQRFTPAGRVKRHFFPDFLRDCRERTENAMSQSHIFKATELSILAQQAAKKIV, from the coding sequence ATGAAAAAGATTCGGTTTGCAGCGATTGGGTTAGCGCATAACCACATTTACGATATGTGTCGACAGTTGATTGATGCAGGCGCTGAACTGGTTGGCGTATTCGAATCCGACCCGGATAATCGAGAAAAATTCACCTCGCTTTTCCCCTCCATTCCTTTTGCGTCATCGGCAGAACAGTTGATTAGCGACACATCGATCGATCTCATCGCCTGCGCGGCGATCCCCAGTGATAGAGCCGAACTCGCGTTGCGAGCGCTGGATGCCGGCAAAGATTTTTTCACGGCTAAGCCACCGCTGACCTCGTTGGAACAGTTGGATGCCGTCCAACGTCAGGTGGCGAAAACGGGTCGCAAGTTTGCTGTGTACTTTAATGAACGCATCAATGTAGATAGCGCGCTGTTTGCGGGTGAACTGGTGCAACAGGGCGAGATTGGGCGGGTGATTCAGACGATGGGGGTTGGCCCACATCGTGAACGCGGCGCGCGGCCTGACTGGTTTTATCAAAAACATCAATATGGGGGAATTCTCTGTGATATCGGCATCCACCAGATAGAACAGTTTCTCTATTTTACTGGCAACACCGATGCGCGAGTGGTGACCAGTCAGACGGCGAATTACCACCATCCGCATCATCCCGAATTTGAGGATTTTGGTGATGCCATGCTGCTGGGCGACAATGGAGCGACGGGCTATTTCCGCTGTGACTGGTTTACGCCGGATGGGTTGAGCGTTTGGGGCGACGGCCGTTTGACGATACTGGGAACGGAAGGCTATATCGAAATCAGGAAATATGTCGATCTCACGCGCGGTGAAAGCAACATTGTTTATCTGGTGAATAGCAAGGGTGAGCAGCGTTTTACCCCCGCAGGCCGCGTCAAACGCCACTTTTTCCCGGATTTTTTGCGTGACTGCCGTGAACGCACCGAAAACGCGATGTCGCAGTCGCATATCTTCAAGGCAACAGAGTTGTCGATTCTGGCACAGCAGGCTGCGAAGAAGATTGTCTGA
- a CDS encoding type III effector HrpK domain-containing protein: MINRIESKSSWGNAAPAYGAEASRQHGQHAALPAARSGSRSIDFGDVPPISSDLRAMAPTRALPAMQIADSSLIAEPKPLVDLQAIDSSAHSNAKALEKWSTLLSDLPENEREKAAKELNRPLAAAKMLQDGGVNAEKALIYLRENPAIYTAMDTAKDGDRADGHISNRDTQSFINNMERRASDASHAVKEYKAKNPSADAQSLRLVQSSALLLANEPLLNAADPKKSHAHSPPQQNERTSTLTDLNAIITNNPTLSPQLKAAVKLWSNPGLFGILEHADVKGEKLARVPHDGKLMMKDMTSWIREQAPINRQEAAETLHNAAALGLAAKTDISKLNDAIFTQPPQYSGAQKSATLIKLQQTLEQVVAGREYRNTDETEKALNQRIEALQKDGDVIQHFEQAVPREINTILLSDPLLAQAAMSQRFSTASPTVPRSVGLDTSLSAVSHADSGVKSDAKALKDAGRSVMDFAKSSLHAEDLTKAAGSKTAIGLAGKAGAAIAGKVVGAIAGEAAGVAAASAVGAAAGPVGWAVSGALSIGMGIAELVNFFNAKNKLKHRREDFAKTVNPVLEQFNIPKPR, encoded by the coding sequence ATGATCAACCGTATTGAGAGCAAAAGCAGTTGGGGAAACGCGGCGCCTGCATATGGCGCGGAAGCCAGCAGACAACATGGGCAACATGCAGCATTGCCCGCTGCGCGGTCGGGATCGCGCTCAATCGATTTTGGTGATGTGCCGCCGATTTCCTCTGATTTGAGAGCGATGGCACCTACGCGGGCACTGCCAGCCATGCAGATTGCGGACAGCTCGCTGATTGCGGAACCGAAACCTCTCGTCGATCTTCAGGCGATCGATAGTTCGGCACACAGTAACGCAAAAGCACTGGAAAAGTGGTCGACACTACTGAGCGATCTGCCGGAAAACGAACGCGAGAAGGCGGCAAAGGAACTGAACCGTCCGCTGGCCGCAGCGAAAATGCTACAGGATGGCGGGGTAAACGCGGAAAAAGCACTGATCTATCTGCGTGAGAATCCTGCCATCTATACGGCGATGGATACGGCAAAAGATGGAGATAGAGCCGACGGACATATTTCGAATCGGGATACCCAATCCTTTATTAATAACATGGAACGGCGCGCTAGCGATGCCAGCCACGCGGTGAAGGAATACAAGGCGAAAAATCCGTCAGCCGATGCGCAGTCGCTGCGGTTAGTGCAATCTTCCGCGCTTTTACTGGCTAATGAACCGTTACTTAATGCCGCCGATCCCAAGAAATCCCATGCGCATTCCCCTCCGCAACAGAACGAACGCACCAGCACGCTGACCGATCTGAACGCGATCATAACCAATAACCCGACGCTGTCACCTCAGCTTAAAGCAGCGGTAAAATTGTGGTCTAACCCTGGATTATTCGGAATTTTGGAGCATGCGGATGTTAAAGGAGAGAAGCTGGCGCGCGTCCCGCACGATGGCAAACTGATGATGAAGGACATGACAAGCTGGATTCGGGAGCAGGCGCCGATAAACCGTCAGGAAGCGGCGGAGACGCTGCACAATGCGGCAGCATTAGGGCTGGCAGCGAAAACCGATATCAGTAAGCTGAATGACGCTATTTTTACCCAACCGCCGCAGTATAGCGGGGCGCAAAAATCGGCAACGCTGATCAAACTGCAACAGACGCTGGAACAGGTGGTAGCAGGGCGAGAATATCGGAACACTGACGAAACGGAAAAAGCGCTGAATCAACGTATTGAGGCGTTACAGAAAGACGGAGATGTTATTCAACATTTTGAGCAAGCGGTGCCACGCGAGATTAACACCATTTTACTGTCCGACCCGCTGTTAGCGCAGGCGGCAATGAGCCAACGTTTTTCTACGGCGTCACCGACTGTGCCGCGATCTGTTGGGCTGGATACTTCACTTTCGGCTGTATCTCACGCAGATTCAGGAGTAAAAAGCGATGCGAAGGCGCTAAAAGATGCCGGACGCAGCGTGATGGATTTTGCTAAATCGTCGCTGCATGCGGAGGATTTAACCAAGGCTGCGGGGAGCAAAACGGCCATTGGGCTGGCAGGTAAAGCGGGGGCGGCGATTGCCGGAAAAGTGGTCGGCGCTATTGCAGGTGAAGCTGCGGGGGTCGCCGCTGCTTCCGCCGTTGGCGCAGCCGCAGGCCCAGTAGGTTGGGCAGTGAGCGGGGCGCTCAGCATCGGTATGGGAATTGCTGAGCTAGTGAATTTTTTCAATGCCAAAAACAAACTCAAACACCGGCGGGAAGATTTTGCCAAGACGGTTAATCCCGTGCTGGAGCAGTTCAATATCCCCAAACCGCGCTAA
- a CDS encoding oligogalacturonate-specific porin KdgM family protein translates to MKIYTRNLLLVCAGFAPFLAQAETDGKTTFQYEHNWKTEDRRHSDSVKLIHKKTNGWSYEVKFSTSAGGNSNYDVAYDDMQGGSGGMVIGKDFKLSKAATLTPSFEFSIGNASMMYQSGLKYGYRINSDWSTYGRYRYEYKKPTRSSRYSTISTSDKYGHAGESYLSKSDTGRHRLDAGVTYSGFDNISLTYVFNYYIGDNTTKSYKYSKGEFTEREYAVYDNGKTDYEHQFKVQYKLNKQLTPYIEYDDISQSSTSSSRQGKIKVGFNYVF, encoded by the coding sequence ATGAAAATATACACACGTAACCTACTCCTCGTTTGTGCTGGATTCGCTCCTTTCCTCGCCCAGGCAGAGACCGACGGCAAAACCACCTTCCAATATGAGCACAACTGGAAGACGGAAGACCGCCGCCACTCAGACTCCGTCAAGCTTATTCATAAGAAAACCAACGGCTGGTCGTACGAAGTCAAATTCAGTACATCTGCGGGTGGGAACAGCAACTATGACGTCGCCTATGACGATATGCAAGGCGGCTCAGGCGGTATGGTGATTGGTAAAGACTTCAAGCTAAGCAAGGCTGCAACCTTAACACCTAGCTTCGAGTTTTCCATCGGGAATGCCTCCATGATGTATCAGTCGGGGTTAAAATATGGTTACCGTATTAACAGCGACTGGTCCACTTATGGCCGCTACCGCTACGAATATAAAAAGCCCACTCGCAGCTCGCGTTATTCGACCATTTCCACATCGGACAAATATGGTCACGCAGGGGAATCTTATTTATCAAAATCTGACACCGGACGCCACCGTCTGGATGCTGGGGTAACCTATTCCGGGTTTGATAATATTAGTCTGACTTATGTCTTTAACTACTATATCGGTGATAACACCACCAAATCGTATAAATATAGCAAAGGTGAATTCACAGAAAGAGAATACGCCGTTTATGACAATGGTAAAACGGACTATGAGCATCAGTTCAAAGTTCAATATAAGTTAAACAAACAGCTAACTCCTTACATTGAGTATGATGATATTAGCCAATCCAGCACATCATCAAGCCGTCAGGGGAAAATCAAAGTTGGTTTCAACTACGTTTTCTAA
- a CDS encoding oligogalacturonate-specific porin KdgM family protein, with product MKKRYLVAGILFAQIYAISASASDTKLSYEHSWGTMNRYHGDEIGMRHFMDNGLYVGVELNFYNKNKDLTIDDVVSNSYAFYTGYAYKLTPELTLTPNLEARFYSGGTSGEGTVGNIGDSQTSGARYTPGLKLTWAVTDTMDLHAQYRYDLRKITRSKRTSTDDDTHRQRYEAGVAYKGFDNFTLAYTAYYYHADYVLQNNKKHDYQQDFDVSYTINENWTAHVGVEDVASGRDVKSREGKGKVGFTYTF from the coding sequence ATGAAAAAACGCTACCTTGTGGCCGGTATTCTCTTTGCCCAAATCTATGCTATTTCCGCGTCAGCCTCTGATACCAAACTCAGCTATGAACATAGCTGGGGTACGATGAATCGCTATCACGGTGATGAAATCGGCATGCGACATTTTATGGATAATGGCCTCTACGTTGGCGTTGAGCTGAATTTTTATAATAAGAATAAAGATCTGACCATCGATGATGTCGTTTCTAATTCTTATGCTTTTTATACCGGCTATGCCTACAAGTTAACGCCAGAACTAACGCTGACGCCCAACCTGGAAGCGCGCTTCTACTCCGGCGGCACCAGCGGTGAAGGCACTGTCGGCAATATCGGCGATAGTCAAACTTCAGGTGCACGCTACACGCCAGGCTTGAAACTGACCTGGGCTGTGACTGATACAATGGATCTTCATGCGCAATATCGCTATGACCTTAGAAAAATCACTCGCAGCAAGCGTACCAGCACGGACGATGACACCCATCGCCAACGCTATGAAGCTGGTGTTGCCTATAAAGGCTTCGATAATTTCACGTTGGCGTATACCGCTTACTACTATCACGCGGATTACGTGCTGCAAAACAACAAGAAGCATGACTATCAGCAGGATTTCGACGTGTCTTATACCATCAATGAAAACTGGACGGCACACGTTGGCGTTGAAGATGTCGCTAGCGGGCGCGATGTGAAATCGCGTGAAGGGAAAGGGAAAGTCGGCTTCACCTATACCTTCTAA
- a CDS encoding pectate lyase, with amino-acid sequence MKRFTLSLLAGLVALQASAATPDRLTIVNQYVDNVLTKAGDHYHGQSPTPLLADGVDPRTGKQMEWIFPDGRQAVLSNFSAQQNLMRVLVGLSNLSGNPSYKQRAEAIVKYHFQHYQDESGLLIWGGHRFVDLKTLQPEGPSEKEMVHELKNAYPYYDLMFSVDKEATARFIRGFWNAHVYDWKIMETSRHGKYGQKIGALWQSPFEQQPPFFATKGLSFLNAGNDLIYSASLLYKYNKEEGALIWAKRLAQQYVLPRDKATGLGVYQFTQALKRDETTDDADTHSKYGDRAQRQFGPEFGPTALEGNMMLKGRTSTIYSENALMQLQLGKDLGVEGKELLTWTTDGLKAFAKYAYNESDNTFRPMLANGKDLSNYVLPRDGYYGKKGTVLKPYPADNAFLLSYARAYTVSPDAELWRVARGIARAQGLGELGSAPGKDVKIDLATKNSDPYALFALLDLYQASKVKDYLSLAEKVGDNIISTRYKNGFFMAEPNRQYADVDTIEPYALLALEATVRNQPQSVAPFLNGAGFTEGGYRMEDGSTRVSTRDNEIFLLNVGETLKPNNKK; translated from the coding sequence ATGAAAAGATTTACGCTATCGCTCCTTGCGGGCCTGGTCGCTTTACAGGCCAGCGCCGCGACACCAGACCGCCTCACCATCGTCAACCAGTACGTTGACAACGTGTTGACGAAAGCCGGTGACCATTATCACGGCCAATCACCCACGCCACTGCTTGCTGATGGTGTCGATCCTCGCACCGGCAAACAGATGGAATGGATCTTCCCTGATGGTCGTCAGGCCGTGTTGTCCAACTTTTCCGCTCAGCAAAACCTGATGCGCGTGCTGGTCGGGCTCAGTAATCTAAGCGGTAACCCCAGCTATAAGCAGCGTGCCGAAGCGATTGTGAAGTATCATTTTCAACATTATCAGGATGAGAGCGGCCTGCTGATTTGGGGCGGCCACCGTTTCGTTGATTTAAAAACGCTGCAACCGGAAGGCCCCAGTGAAAAAGAGATGGTGCATGAGTTGAAAAATGCCTATCCCTACTACGATTTGATGTTCAGCGTCGATAAAGAGGCGACCGCGCGCTTTATTCGCGGTTTCTGGAATGCGCACGTTTATGACTGGAAGATCATGGAAACCAGTCGCCACGGTAAATATGGGCAAAAAATAGGTGCACTCTGGCAAAGTCCGTTCGAGCAACAACCGCCCTTCTTCGCGACCAAAGGCCTTAGCTTCCTGAATGCCGGTAACGACCTGATCTATTCCGCTTCCTTGCTGTATAAATACAATAAAGAAGAGGGAGCGCTAATCTGGGCAAAACGTCTGGCGCAGCAATATGTGCTGCCACGGGATAAAGCAACCGGACTCGGCGTGTATCAGTTTACGCAGGCGCTGAAACGCGACGAAACCACCGACGATGCCGATACGCATTCCAAATACGGCGATCGCGCTCAGCGTCAGTTTGGCCCAGAGTTCGGTCCAACTGCATTGGAAGGCAATATGATGCTGAAAGGACGCACCAGTACAATCTATTCTGAAAATGCGCTCATGCAGCTCCAACTCGGTAAAGATTTAGGGGTGGAAGGCAAAGAGTTGCTGACGTGGACAACCGACGGTCTCAAAGCCTTTGCTAAATATGCCTACAACGAGTCCGATAACACCTTCCGTCCGATGCTCGCTAACGGCAAAGATCTCTCCAACTATGTCCTGCCACGTGACGGTTACTACGGCAAAAAAGGCACCGTGCTCAAGCCTTATCCTGCGGATAACGCATTCCTGCTCTCGTATGCTCGTGCCTACACCGTTTCACCAGATGCTGAACTATGGCGTGTCGCACGCGGCATCGCTCGCGCACAAGGACTTGGTGAATTAGGTTCAGCACCGGGTAAGGACGTCAAAATTGATCTCGCAACAAAAAACAGCGATCCTTACGCCCTGTTCGCGCTGCTGGATCTGTATCAGGCGAGCAAAGTGAAGGACTACCTGTCGCTGGCGGAAAAAGTAGGCGATAACATTATCAGTACGCGTTATAAAAACGGCTTTTTCATGGCTGAACCCAACAGACAATATGCCGATGTCGACACCATCGAGCCTTACGCTCTGTTAGCGCTGGAAGCCACGGTACGTAATCAACCACAGTCCGTTGCTCCGTTCCTGAATGGTGCAGGCTTCACCGAAGGCGGTTACCGCATGGAAGATGGTTCAACACGCGTGTCTACGCGCGATAACGAGATCTTCCTGCTGAATGTCGGCGAGACATTAAAGCCAAACAATAAGAAGTAA
- a CDS encoding ABC transporter substrate-binding protein gives MQYTGKYLKKTVLMLAMMAGLSVGQSQAAVELETRSLDQIYKSALSEGGTVTVYAGGDVQSQQAGFKRAFETRFPGIKLNVIVDYSKYHDARIDNQLASDALVPDVVQLQTVQNYPRWKKEGVLLNYKPRGWDKIYPEFRDADGAWIGAYVIAFSNLVNTQLLDEKSWPREANDYLRPSLRGNLILAYPNDDDAVLFWYKLVVDKYGWDFVKKLQEQDPVYVRGTNVPGVEIATGKYSATFTSSGALVPAADSVTRFVLPKSDPFVSWAQRAAILKQAKHPESAKLYLSWLLDPQTQTQVSRMWSVRTDVAPPAGYKPIWEYRNTRPQAFADFMYDRGAVERFRAQLSLYIGEVKGEPTPGWLGPRPTVPLVN, from the coding sequence ATGCAATACACTGGGAAGTACCTGAAGAAAACAGTGCTGATGTTGGCTATGATGGCCGGGCTCAGCGTCGGACAAAGTCAGGCGGCAGTCGAGCTGGAGACGCGTTCGCTGGATCAAATATATAAGAGTGCGTTGAGCGAAGGCGGTACGGTTACTGTCTATGCCGGTGGTGATGTACAGTCACAGCAAGCGGGTTTCAAACGTGCGTTTGAGACGCGTTTTCCCGGCATCAAGTTGAACGTGATTGTGGATTACAGCAAATACCATGATGCCCGTATCGATAACCAACTGGCGTCCGATGCTTTGGTTCCTGATGTGGTGCAATTGCAAACAGTGCAAAATTATCCACGCTGGAAAAAAGAGGGCGTGTTACTGAACTACAAACCACGGGGCTGGGACAAGATCTACCCGGAATTTCGTGATGCAGATGGTGCCTGGATCGGTGCCTATGTCATCGCGTTCAGCAATCTGGTCAACACGCAGCTTCTGGATGAAAAGTCCTGGCCGCGTGAAGCTAATGACTATCTTCGTCCCAGTCTAAGAGGCAATTTGATTCTGGCCTATCCTAATGACGATGATGCAGTGCTGTTCTGGTATAAGTTGGTCGTGGATAAATACGGCTGGGACTTTGTTAAAAAATTACAGGAACAAGATCCGGTCTATGTACGCGGCACCAACGTGCCCGGTGTTGAAATTGCGACGGGAAAATACAGCGCGACATTTACCAGTTCCGGTGCGCTCGTTCCGGCTGCGGATTCTGTGACCCGCTTTGTTTTGCCGAAGTCCGATCCTTTTGTTTCCTGGGCGCAGCGTGCCGCCATTCTCAAACAGGCTAAACACCCCGAAAGCGCCAAGTTGTATCTGAGCTGGCTGCTCGATCCGCAAACGCAGACTCAGGTTTCGCGGATGTGGTCGGTACGTACTGATGTTGCACCACCCGCGGGTTACAAACCTATCTGGGAATACCGCAATACCCGTCCGCAGGCTTTTGCCGATTTCATGTACGATCGCGGTGCGGTCGAGCGCTTTCGCGCGCAGCTGAGCCTGTATATCGGTGAGGTAAAAGGGGAACCCACTCCAGGCTGGCTCGGTCCACGCCCGACAGTGCCTTTGGTTAACTGA
- a CDS encoding carbon-nitrogen hydrolase family protein, which translates to MMKICIAQMESILGNVDENIKKHQDMVITAAKNFVDIILFPELSLSGYVPSLAESLALPSDDVNIYTFQSMSDEYRIFIAVGYPVRFNDGIKITMVIFQPEKETLFYSKQLLHPDEISFFKQGKQQTTVRVEEELVVPAICYESLQPDHALEAANLAADLYVASVAKSSTGVIQAYEHYPTIASQHKMFVLMANAVGHADNFICAGQSAIWDREGKLLIQANATQEALLILDTETDKVTIIE; encoded by the coding sequence ATGATGAAAATTTGCATCGCTCAAATGGAATCAATTCTTGGCAATGTTGATGAAAATATAAAAAAGCATCAGGATATGGTTATTACGGCGGCGAAGAATTTTGTTGATATCATTTTATTTCCTGAACTCTCATTAAGTGGCTATGTCCCCTCATTAGCTGAATCATTAGCATTGCCATCTGATGACGTTAATATTTATACCTTTCAATCTATGAGCGATGAATATAGGATTTTTATTGCAGTAGGTTATCCCGTCAGATTTAACGATGGAATAAAAATAACGATGGTTATTTTTCAGCCGGAAAAAGAGACGTTATTTTATTCAAAGCAGTTACTTCATCCTGATGAAATATCTTTTTTTAAACAAGGCAAGCAACAGACAACGGTGCGCGTTGAAGAGGAATTAGTGGTGCCGGCGATATGTTATGAGTCTTTGCAGCCTGATCATGCACTTGAGGCTGCAAATCTGGCAGCCGATCTGTATGTCGCGAGCGTGGCAAAGTCATCGACTGGCGTCATACAGGCTTATGAACATTATCCTACCATCGCCAGTCAGCATAAGATGTTTGTCCTGATGGCGAATGCGGTGGGCCACGCCGATAATTTTATCTGTGCAGGGCAGTCGGCGATTTGGGATCGTGAGGGCAAACTTCTTATACAGGCTAACGCGACACAAGAAGCTTTGCTTATTCTGGATACTGAAACAGATAAGGTAACAATAATCGAGTGA
- a CDS encoding DUF6896 domain-containing protein, whose product MITENEILHFISLQDKLMKAFFIAYPDIKDFELLLDFPKTGCVLVNGDKWRFVKHGKGIKFLIEDAHSVRTVDVNSDIKNPKLIDMWRLPQYFPLCNDYEIKELLDEMVTSGILKKKLGNKYELQSH is encoded by the coding sequence ATGATAACTGAAAATGAAATTTTACATTTCATCTCGCTTCAAGATAAATTAATGAAGGCTTTCTTTATTGCGTATCCAGACATAAAAGATTTTGAGTTGTTGTTGGATTTCCCTAAGACAGGATGTGTTTTGGTTAATGGTGACAAATGGCGTTTTGTTAAGCATGGGAAAGGCATTAAATTTTTAATAGAAGACGCTCACTCGGTAAGGACAGTCGATGTTAATAGTGATATAAAAAATCCTAAGTTAATTGATATGTGGCGTTTGCCTCAATACTTTCCATTGTGTAATGATTACGAAATAAAAGAGTTATTAGATGAAATGGTTACGTCTGGAATTTTAAAAAAGAAATTAGGAAATAAATATGAGTTACAATCTCACTAA
- a CDS encoding contact-dependent growth inhibition system immunity protein — protein MTTFRELLLISNSNYEPNKRSSLDEWFSGILDISLDELDVSDVARAIRQDLFLAAVLPKAEIILKKNPLAGDDYDGQLISSIASLNSEKIKVALPCFRRVSSLLNQLDKNSLDAQLVMDIEKIEKLSRP, from the coding sequence ATGACAACATTTAGAGAGTTATTATTGATTAGTAATAGCAATTATGAGCCAAATAAACGTTCATCTTTAGATGAATGGTTTAGTGGTATTCTGGATATTTCTCTTGATGAGTTAGATGTTAGTGATGTTGCTCGAGCAATAAGGCAAGATCTTTTTTTAGCCGCTGTGCTACCAAAAGCCGAAATTATTTTAAAGAAGAACCCTCTGGCTGGAGATGATTATGATGGACAATTAATATCGTCTATAGCGTCGTTAAATAGTGAAAAGATAAAAGTTGCATTACCTTGTTTTCGGAGAGTGAGTTCTTTATTAAATCAATTGGATAAAAATAGCCTTGATGCTCAATTGGTTATGGATATAGAAAAAATAGAGAAACTATCCAGACCTTAA
- a CDS encoding DUF4279 domain-containing protein — MDKTTVKAEFSICGDVFEPNEITALLQIEPMEVHRKGIISGTRKKPSTETSWSICTEKEASCDINEQTKKLLFLLIDKIDALDKIKGKYNTTFILSLLIEIENGEKPAIYWTAETNQFLGRIGAESSVDLYIYS, encoded by the coding sequence ATGGATAAGACAACAGTAAAAGCAGAGTTTTCCATTTGTGGCGATGTCTTTGAACCCAATGAGATAACTGCATTGTTACAGATAGAGCCTATGGAAGTTCATCGAAAAGGTATTATCAGTGGGACGAGGAAAAAGCCCAGTACGGAGACTAGTTGGTCAATATGTACAGAGAAAGAAGCGTCATGTGACATCAATGAACAAACGAAAAAATTACTATTTTTATTGATAGATAAAATTGATGCTTTAGATAAAATAAAAGGAAAATATAATACGACATTCATTCTTTCACTTTTAATCGAAATAGAAAATGGTGAAAAACCAGCAATTTACTGGACAGCAGAAACGAATCAATTTTTAGGGAGAATCGGAGCAGAAAGTTCAGTTGATTTATACATCTATAGCTAA
- a CDS encoding polymorphic toxin type 33 domain-containing protein, producing the protein MKFYDIHIDKGNGQLWIFRKGGKGEGIPTGEFINQ; encoded by the coding sequence ATAAAGTTTTATGACATTCATATTGATAAAGGTAATGGGCAATTGTGGATTTTTAGAAAGGGCGGGAAAGGCGAAGGTATCCCGACTGGCGAATTTATTAATCAGTAA
- a CDS encoding SymE family type I addiction module toxin, producing MFFRKLSSATYGFNIGQPVIVTVEHGRLVIETKLRF from the coding sequence TTGTTTTTCAGGAAGTTATCATCAGCAACTTACGGCTTCAACATCGGACAGCCCGTTATCGTCACCGTTGAACACGGGCGACTGGTTATTGAGACGAAGCTGCGCTTCTGA